From Streptomyces sp. 6-11-2, one genomic window encodes:
- a CDS encoding VWA domain-containing protein — translation MGILTLLRNAFGRSRKGRTAEAEGAEQTPTQEPTPTAAQQPEPKVPAPAAESAPEPPATVHVPDPRPSTGDEHDLVSAAFDNITVPKPATPVDPTGSTTEEPTPNPEPTAAEPESEPGATPAPAAEEPTPAPEQAATEPESEPEPTPAATEPEPAPEPASATSDPVVEDPTPEPAAEPAAAEQESEPEATPEPQAESEAATEPEAEPEADTPQAADGEEAPEGPLAPADDTRTGDAGGNEPAEGEAESEPTPEPAAEQPTEPEPEPTAEQSPSPAEGETKPEPDAQSETEPAAEPEAQPDAQSETEPAAEPEAEPDAQSEAENTGAEPATPLAHIHSHAPALTTAYQSAASALAKHDLTGTRAKVYLVLDRSASMRPYYKDGSAQALGEQTLALAAHLDPEATVQVVFFSTEVDGTGELTLAAHENRIDDLHGSLGRMGRTSYHAAVDAVLAHRAESADDPATPALVIFQTDGAPDTKTPATQSLTDAAQKHPAVFFSFVAFGEHDNKAFDYLRKLKTDTASFFHAGPTPRELTDQELYEGVLANWRP, via the coding sequence ATGGGCATTCTCACTCTCCTGCGGAACGCGTTCGGCCGGTCACGCAAGGGGCGTACGGCCGAGGCAGAGGGTGCGGAGCAGACTCCAACCCAGGAGCCGACCCCCACCGCTGCCCAGCAGCCGGAGCCGAAGGTCCCCGCCCCGGCGGCCGAGTCCGCCCCGGAACCCCCCGCCACCGTCCACGTCCCGGACCCGCGGCCCTCCACCGGCGACGAGCACGATCTGGTCTCGGCCGCCTTCGACAACATCACCGTCCCCAAGCCGGCCACCCCCGTGGACCCGACCGGCTCGACGACGGAGGAGCCCACCCCGAACCCCGAACCGACCGCTGCAGAACCTGAGTCGGAGCCCGGGGCAACCCCGGCCCCGGCAGCCGAGGAGCCGACCCCGGCCCCCGAACAGGCAGCCACGGAACCGGAGTCGGAGCCCGAGCCGACCCCGGCAGCCACGGAACCGGAACCGGCACCCGAACCGGCGTCTGCGACCTCCGACCCGGTGGTTGAGGACCCGACCCCGGAACCCGCAGCCGAACCGGCAGCGGCGGAGCAGGAGTCGGAGCCCGAGGCGACGCCCGAACCGCAGGCCGAGTCCGAGGCAGCGACCGAGCCCGAGGCGGAGCCGGAGGCCGACACCCCGCAAGCCGCCGACGGCGAGGAAGCCCCGGAGGGGCCACTCGCACCCGCCGACGACACCCGCACGGGTGATGCGGGTGGGAACGAACCGGCCGAAGGCGAAGCCGAGTCCGAGCCCACCCCCGAACCCGCAGCCGAACAGCCGACGGAGCCGGAACCGGAGCCCACGGCTGAGCAGTCGCCCTCACCGGCCGAAGGCGAAACCAAGCCGGAGCCGGACGCCCAGTCCGAGACCGAGCCGGCCGCCGAACCCGAGGCGCAGCCGGACGCCCAGTCCGAGACCGAGCCGGCCGCCGAACCCGAGGCGGAGCCGGACGCCCAGTCCGAGGCGGAGAACACGGGCGCCGAGCCCGCCACCCCCCTCGCCCACATCCACTCGCACGCCCCCGCCCTCACCACCGCCTACCAGTCCGCCGCCTCCGCCCTCGCGAAGCACGACCTCACCGGCACCCGCGCCAAGGTCTACCTCGTCCTCGACCGCTCCGCCTCCATGCGCCCGTACTACAAGGACGGCTCCGCCCAGGCCCTCGGCGAGCAGACCCTCGCCCTCGCGGCCCACCTCGACCCCGAGGCGACGGTCCAGGTCGTGTTCTTCTCCACGGAGGTGGACGGCACCGGCGAGCTGACCCTCGCCGCACACGAGAACCGGATCGACGACCTGCACGGCTCCCTCGGCCGCATGGGCCGCACCAGCTACCACGCCGCAGTCGACGCCGTACTGGCGCACCGCGCGGAGTCGGCCGACGACCCGGCGACCCCCGCCCTGGTGATCTTCCAGACGGACGGCGCGCCGGACACCAAGACCCCGGCCACCCAGTCCCTCACCGACGCGGCGCAGAAGCACCCCGCCGTCTTCTTCTCCTTCGTCGCCTTCGGCGAGCACGACAACAAGGCCTTCGACTACCTCCGCAAACTGAAGACCGACACCGCGTCCTTCTTCCACGCCGGCCCCACCCCCCGCGAGCTCACGGACCAGGAGCTCTACGAGGGCGTACTGGCGAACTGGCGCCCGTGA
- a CDS encoding extracellular solute-binding protein, translated as MARRPAATLARLLVLPLLAATACTGGGPRDGQTPAADVPGDIVVASGRDVTGKNGVRQQLIDAWNRQQEQQDSGYHARLVELPGSADQQRSQLLGALQSGSAHYDVVNLDVTWVPEFAEADLVGRLSDDAVDDDVIASVADTARWKGKVYAVPFNSDVGLLYYRRDYLSRAGVQRTGPDAIRTWHDLLGLGDTLDARPPKGYEKLWTTQLAAYEGRTVNAVEAFASATDDFALTDGSGRYTGGLRELTDGIAELRRRTDKPYTLDSALSSDEASSLSDFEDGRTAFLRQWPYAYGTLHQSFAEQDLGVAPLPGRAVLGGQNLAVTRSSQRAGKAAELITFLTSPQSERCLLDAGFAATRTSAYTDDRVRCTSASASGGSPSASPTGESTDRMPRDAAGRPGYARGILLPALQRAVSRPRTPLYGAFTQTFTAQLGALFTDDPPSDAVLAGRLDEALRRALPG; from the coding sequence ATGGCACGACGACCGGCCGCGACGCTCGCCCGGCTGCTGGTGCTGCCGCTGCTCGCGGCCACCGCCTGCACCGGGGGCGGGCCACGGGACGGGCAGACGCCCGCCGCCGACGTGCCCGGGGACATCGTGGTGGCCAGCGGCCGGGACGTGACCGGCAAGAACGGCGTCCGCCAGCAGCTCATCGACGCCTGGAACCGGCAGCAGGAGCAGCAGGACTCCGGCTACCACGCCCGCCTGGTGGAACTGCCGGGCTCCGCCGACCAGCAGCGCAGCCAGCTGCTGGGCGCGCTCCAGTCGGGCAGCGCCCACTACGACGTGGTCAACCTGGACGTCACCTGGGTACCGGAGTTCGCCGAGGCGGACCTGGTCGGGCGGCTGTCCGACGACGCCGTCGACGACGACGTCATCGCGTCGGTGGCCGACACCGCCCGCTGGAAGGGCAAGGTGTACGCGGTGCCGTTCAACAGCGACGTGGGTCTGCTCTACTACCGGCGCGACTACCTGAGCCGGGCGGGCGTCCAGCGCACCGGCCCCGACGCGATCCGCACCTGGCACGACCTGCTCGGCCTCGGTGACACCCTCGACGCCCGCCCGCCCAAGGGGTACGAGAAGCTCTGGACCACGCAACTGGCCGCCTACGAGGGCCGTACGGTCAACGCCGTGGAGGCGTTCGCCTCGGCGACCGACGACTTCGCGCTCACTGACGGCTCCGGCCGCTACACCGGCGGTCTGCGGGAGCTGACCGACGGCATCGCGGAGCTGCGCCGGCGCACCGACAAGCCGTACACCCTGGACAGCGCCCTGAGCTCCGACGAGGCGTCCTCGCTCAGCGACTTCGAGGACGGCCGCACCGCCTTCCTGCGGCAGTGGCCGTACGCCTACGGCACGCTCCACCAGAGTTTCGCCGAGCAGGATCTCGGTGTGGCCCCGCTGCCCGGCCGGGCGGTGCTCGGCGGGCAGAACCTGGCGGTCACCCGGTCCTCGCAGCGGGCCGGGAAGGCGGCCGAGCTGATCACGTTCCTCACCAGCCCCCAGAGCGAACGCTGCCTGCTGGACGCGGGCTTCGCCGCGACCCGTACGTCGGCCTACACCGACGACCGCGTCCGCTGCACGTCCGCGTCCGCCTCCGGCGGCTCGCCGTCGGCGTCGCCCACCGGTGAGAGCACCGACCGCATGCCCCGCGACGCCGCCGGCCGTCCCGGTTACGCCCGCGGCATCCTGCTGCCCGCCCTCCAGCGGGCGGTCTCCCGACCGCGGACCCCGCTCTACGGGGCGTTCACCCAGACCTTCACCGCTCAGCTGGGTGCGCTGTTCACCGACGACCCGCCCAGTGACGCGGTGCTGGCCGGCCGGCTGGACGAGGCACTGCGCCGAGCGCTGCCGGGCTGA
- a CDS encoding helix-turn-helix transcriptional regulator, which translates to MAKRDDPETIGRRVQRLRRERGLTQRQLAEPAYTPAYISTLEAGRVRPSDEALKHVAERLGVAFDELATGRPAHLATDLRLRLTEARRTLATGESVKAAEQYTRLLAEAEEHELVDVQAEALLGLGECALETGELESGRQFFERSERALADAPLPARVPALRGRAVSHYLAGELRYAVYLMESTLDELNRGGLHDPDALLLLYAGVIGPYMDMGAHARAAQAAEFALALAPQAGDPALVARMHRSVARTLLAEGRIAEADASLAKAAELYRALQLRTELANCHWMRGYVCAQNGELERAEEELRAAQAMLSAKRAALYTSQVAVELADVLHRRGKSEEAAGLLRNVLGDLSPERGAVHAAAAHRLLGIIAEDARDTEAAEEHYVRALSLLERAGAAGDLADLCRLLGDLLRRTGRVEAALDAYRTGLGHRTAPGTTTLGPAPAQPPL; encoded by the coding sequence ATGGCGAAGCGGGACGACCCGGAGACCATCGGGCGCAGGGTTCAGCGGCTACGGCGGGAACGGGGCCTGACCCAGCGGCAGCTGGCGGAGCCGGCGTACACCCCCGCGTACATCTCCACGCTCGAGGCGGGACGGGTCCGGCCCTCCGACGAGGCGCTCAAGCACGTCGCCGAGCGGCTCGGGGTCGCCTTCGACGAACTCGCCACCGGACGCCCCGCCCATCTCGCCACCGACCTGCGCCTCAGACTGACCGAGGCCCGGCGCACGCTCGCCACCGGGGAGTCGGTGAAGGCGGCCGAGCAGTACACCCGGCTGCTGGCGGAGGCCGAGGAGCACGAACTCGTCGACGTCCAGGCCGAGGCGCTGCTGGGGCTCGGTGAATGCGCCCTGGAGACCGGCGAACTGGAGAGCGGCCGGCAGTTCTTCGAACGGTCCGAGCGGGCCCTCGCCGACGCACCGCTGCCCGCCCGGGTCCCCGCGCTGCGCGGCCGCGCCGTCTCCCACTACCTGGCGGGGGAGCTGCGGTACGCCGTCTATCTGATGGAGTCCACCCTCGACGAGCTCAACCGGGGCGGGCTGCACGACCCGGACGCGCTGCTGCTGCTCTACGCCGGAGTCATCGGGCCGTACATGGACATGGGGGCGCACGCCCGGGCGGCCCAGGCGGCCGAGTTCGCGCTCGCGCTGGCCCCGCAGGCGGGTGATCCCGCGCTGGTGGCCCGGATGCACCGGTCGGTGGCCCGCACCCTGCTCGCCGAGGGCCGGATCGCCGAGGCCGACGCCTCGCTCGCCAAGGCCGCCGAGCTCTACCGCGCCCTCCAGTTGCGCACCGAACTCGCCAACTGCCACTGGATGCGCGGCTATGTGTGCGCGCAGAACGGCGAACTGGAGCGTGCCGAGGAGGAGTTGCGGGCCGCCCAGGCCATGCTGTCCGCCAAGCGTGCCGCGCTCTACACCAGCCAGGTCGCGGTCGAGCTGGCCGACGTCCTGCACCGGCGCGGCAAGTCCGAGGAGGCAGCCGGCCTGCTGCGGAACGTCCTGGGCGACCTCTCCCCCGAGCGGGGCGCCGTGCACGCCGCCGCCGCGCACCGCCTGCTCGGCATCATCGCCGAGGACGCCCGCGACACGGAGGCCGCCGAGGAGCACTACGTGCGTGCGCTGAGCCTGCTGGAGCGGGCGGGCGCGGCCGGCGACCTGGCCGACCTGTGCCGCCTCCTCGGTGATCTGCTGCGCCGCACCGGCCGTGTGGAGGCCGCCCTGGACGCCTACCGCACCGGCCTCGGCCACCGCACCGCCCCCGGCACCACGACCCTGGGCCCGGCCCCGGCGCAGCCTCCGCTGTGA
- a CDS encoding endonuclease/exonuclease/phosphatase family protein, whose protein sequence is MFAGVSVVVGCRLADSDGITPVPQLLAFLPWLLVPTGLGLAFTLRGRWWAGAVWGVALLGLLAWFIEPYGRVSAPAGHAVAEVRVLTSNVQFGRGAPALVPAIRRERPDIVFVEECEYTCQATLDREVGGDYPYRRAVRAGGSQGSLILSRYALRGTAGVRGTMGMPGAVADVRGHAVRLQLVHPMPPLPGQVALWHRELARLRAFAAADRTTPTVLAGDFNASQDHAAFRRIIDTGLRDAARLAGAERAPSWPARTAPTLGAQIDHVLVSPDFSATGARFLALADTDHRALLVDITLHDGRGSR, encoded by the coding sequence ATGTTCGCGGGGGTGAGCGTCGTCGTCGGGTGCCGGCTGGCCGACAGCGACGGCATCACGCCCGTACCGCAGCTCCTCGCGTTCCTGCCGTGGCTGCTCGTGCCCACCGGACTGGGCCTGGCGTTCACGCTGCGCGGACGCTGGTGGGCGGGGGCGGTGTGGGGCGTGGCGCTGCTGGGGCTGCTGGCGTGGTTCATCGAGCCGTACGGCAGGGTCTCCGCGCCGGCCGGCCATGCCGTGGCCGAAGTGCGGGTGCTGACCTCGAACGTGCAGTTCGGGCGTGGCGCCCCGGCCCTCGTCCCGGCCATCCGCCGCGAGCGGCCCGACATCGTCTTCGTCGAGGAGTGCGAGTACACCTGCCAGGCGACGCTGGACCGGGAAGTCGGCGGCGACTACCCGTACCGGCGGGCGGTCCGGGCGGGCGGTTCGCAGGGGTCCCTGATCCTCAGCCGCTACGCCCTGCGCGGCACCGCCGGAGTCCGCGGCACGATGGGCATGCCGGGCGCCGTCGCCGACGTCCGCGGGCACGCGGTGCGCCTCCAGCTCGTGCACCCCATGCCACCGCTGCCCGGCCAGGTCGCGCTCTGGCACCGGGAACTCGCCCGGCTGCGCGCCTTCGCCGCGGCGGACCGTACGACCCCGACCGTGCTGGCCGGCGACTTCAACGCCTCCCAGGACCACGCGGCCTTCCGCCGCATCATCGACACCGGACTGCGCGACGCCGCCCGCCTGGCCGGCGCCGAGCGCGCTCCCAGCTGGCCGGCCCGCACCGCGCCCACCCTCGGCGCCCAGATCGACCACGTGCTCGTCTCACCGGACTTCTCCGCGACCGGCGCCCGCTTCCTCGCCCTGGCCGACACCGACCACCGCGCGTTGCTCGTCGACATCACGCTGCACGACGGCCGAGGATCGCGTTGA
- a CDS encoding substrate-binding domain-containing protein: protein MDRFDPRGRVNRALLVGVGEYEHTQPDDPEGVPGHLPAVRHNLERLEDALRRGGIFGGRKETGEQGATGGQEAVAGQEDTDGQEDAGGPEAGGAAGTGGQEAGGPDDGGSEEVTVLRSPSLDQFSEALRTAAQDADGLLLCYFAGHGAVPSAGDELFLQMRNARVVAGGRAVFPGAEAFTGMLTVLAGSHAERIVVILDCCYAGNAAKVWHDFADRRRVLLLMSVQANRLIDSGDGTRATPFTEELVQLLDSGEELSFLKLFGRLRGQMVGAGRRTSLGDLWEPQFAGEPGTDVLLTARKGEPARKGEPEEPIAPAPDPGQSSEEPAPSAQSSAQPPRTEPPGGPAGPGPSTRSGGPLRLLVALLAVPCARARAVIDWFVGLRTRARVVVSALLVLALAALGAGGYELVGPGGGHSCAPPLELRLLTDPDLEPTVRTAADAYLTSRANTTGQGCRRSGLTVYSAGATAAATALRRQSDAWQEPRVEDTNPQRDVGPQPDVWIPATGTDAARVTTDGTTRSYVELHPDAEPFAYSPVVLAVPQNLAGAGLDERAGLRLSGLIANLRKQDANAAVLRPDPEFTDSALLATIGLYGGTADSRAAEQAVRPAGPPSPTAAELLCALPADRAADGRTAVLVPEFLLRSGVGCARTTRVPRIAEYPVDVPALMPTFVRVHWEGGDRDAAARDGAVDRFRTWLTGEEGLAAFAAAGFRSATESGHRLLDGDHVGVGVLRGPSPLPGAARRTAMEEALTRYRSAHGPGRVLYLLDSSGSMSTRWPGPSGGPGILKQSLGGLGAQDDYGVWAVYGTSGGRSHQELLPFGHHRRADAEHVVDAEARVRDAEADPHAALLAALDDMAGRGNDDQRPQLIVYITDDEDGNRLTGKNLDEVLARARKAKVPVDMVSLISGSCDTGRPDARIAEASGGRCLDAGDDPGRGLRDEVARVGTGEH from the coding sequence GTGGACCGCTTCGACCCGCGCGGGCGGGTGAACCGGGCGCTGCTGGTCGGTGTTGGGGAGTACGAGCACACGCAGCCGGACGACCCGGAGGGCGTTCCCGGCCATCTGCCCGCCGTCCGGCACAACCTGGAGCGGCTGGAGGACGCGCTGCGCCGGGGCGGGATCTTCGGCGGGCGGAAGGAGACCGGGGAGCAGGGGGCCACCGGCGGGCAGGAGGCCGTCGCCGGGCAAGAGGACACGGACGGCCAGGAGGACGCCGGCGGGCCGGAGGCCGGCGGCGCGGCGGGCACCGGCGGGCAGGAGGCCGGTGGACCGGACGACGGCGGATCGGAGGAGGTCACCGTCCTGCGCTCGCCGTCGCTGGACCAGTTCAGCGAGGCGCTGCGCACCGCCGCCCAGGACGCCGACGGCCTGCTGCTGTGCTACTTCGCCGGGCACGGAGCCGTGCCGAGCGCGGGTGACGAGCTGTTCCTCCAGATGCGCAACGCGCGCGTGGTCGCCGGCGGCCGGGCCGTGTTCCCGGGCGCGGAGGCGTTCACGGGGATGCTCACCGTGCTCGCCGGGAGCCACGCCGAGCGGATCGTGGTGATCCTCGACTGCTGCTACGCGGGTAACGCCGCCAAGGTGTGGCACGACTTCGCCGACCGCCGGCGGGTCCTGCTGCTGATGAGCGTGCAGGCCAACCGGCTCATCGACTCCGGCGACGGCACGAGAGCCACCCCGTTCACCGAAGAACTCGTACAACTCCTCGACTCTGGCGAGGAGTTGTCTTTTCTGAAGCTCTTCGGCCGGCTGCGCGGGCAGATGGTCGGGGCGGGCCGCAGGACCTCGCTCGGGGACCTGTGGGAGCCGCAGTTCGCCGGTGAGCCGGGCACGGACGTGCTGCTGACTGCGCGGAAGGGCGAGCCGGCGCGGAAGGGCGAGCCGGAGGAGCCGATCGCACCCGCGCCGGACCCGGGGCAGTCGTCCGAGGAGCCCGCGCCCTCGGCGCAGTCCTCCGCACAGCCGCCGCGCACCGAGCCGCCGGGCGGGCCGGCCGGCCCCGGGCCGAGCACCCGCTCCGGCGGCCCGCTCCGTCTTCTGGTGGCCCTGCTCGCCGTGCCGTGTGCCCGGGCGCGTGCCGTGATCGACTGGTTCGTCGGGCTGCGCACCAGGGCCCGGGTCGTGGTGAGCGCGCTGCTGGTGCTCGCGCTCGCCGCGCTCGGTGCCGGCGGCTACGAGCTCGTCGGCCCGGGCGGCGGCCACTCCTGCGCACCGCCGCTCGAACTGCGCCTGCTGACCGACCCCGACCTGGAGCCGACGGTGCGGACCGCCGCCGACGCGTATCTGACCTCGCGGGCCAACACCACCGGGCAGGGCTGCCGCCGCAGCGGCCTCACCGTCTACAGCGCGGGCGCGACCGCCGCGGCCACCGCGCTGCGCCGGCAGAGCGACGCCTGGCAGGAACCCCGCGTGGAGGACACCAACCCGCAGCGGGACGTCGGGCCGCAGCCGGACGTGTGGATCCCCGCCACGGGCACCGACGCGGCCCGGGTCACCACCGACGGGACCACCCGCAGTTACGTCGAACTCCACCCGGACGCAGAGCCGTTCGCGTATTCGCCCGTCGTGCTGGCCGTCCCGCAGAACCTGGCCGGGGCCGGACTGGACGAGCGCGCCGGGCTGCGGCTGTCCGGGCTGATCGCGAATCTGAGGAAGCAGGACGCGAACGCCGCCGTGCTGCGGCCCGACCCGGAGTTCACCGACTCCGCCCTGCTGGCGACCATCGGCCTGTACGGCGGCACCGCCGACTCGCGCGCCGCCGAGCAGGCCGTACGCCCCGCGGGACCGCCCTCGCCGACCGCCGCCGAGCTGCTGTGCGCGCTGCCGGCCGACCGCGCCGCGGACGGCCGCACCGCCGTGCTCGTCCCGGAGTTCCTGCTCAGGAGCGGGGTGGGCTGCGCACGGACGACACGTGTGCCGCGGATCGCCGAGTACCCCGTCGACGTACCGGCGCTGATGCCCACCTTCGTGCGGGTCCACTGGGAGGGCGGCGACCGGGACGCGGCGGCGCGGGACGGCGCCGTCGACCGCTTCCGCACCTGGCTGACCGGCGAGGAGGGCCTGGCCGCGTTCGCCGCCGCCGGCTTCCGGTCCGCGACGGAATCCGGCCACCGGCTGCTCGACGGCGACCACGTCGGCGTGGGCGTCCTGCGCGGCCCGAGCCCGCTGCCGGGCGCGGCCCGCCGGACGGCGATGGAGGAGGCCCTCACGCGGTACCGCAGCGCCCACGGCCCCGGCCGGGTCCTTTACCTCCTCGACAGCTCCGGTTCGATGAGCACGCGGTGGCCGGGGCCCAGCGGCGGCCCCGGCATCCTGAAGCAGTCCCTGGGCGGGCTCGGCGCCCAGGACGACTACGGGGTGTGGGCGGTCTACGGCACCTCCGGCGGCCGGTCCCACCAGGAGCTGCTTCCCTTCGGACACCACCGCCGCGCCGACGCCGAGCACGTCGTCGACGCCGAGGCGCGGGTGCGCGACGCCGAGGCCGACCCGCACGCGGCGCTCCTCGCCGCGCTGGACGACATGGCCGGGCGCGGCAACGACGACCAGCGGCCGCAGCTGATCGTCTACATCACCGACGACGAGGACGGCAACCGGCTGACCGGGAAGAACCTGGACGAGGTGCTGGCCCGGGCGCGGAAGGCGAAGGTGCCGGTGGACATGGTGTCCCTGATCAGCGGCTCCTGCGACACGGGCCGGCCGGACGCCCGGATCGCCGAGGCGAGTGGCGGCCGCTGCCTGGACGCGGGCGACGATCCCGGCAGGGGCCTGCGCGACGAGGTCGCCCGAGTGGGGACGGGGGAGCACTGA
- a CDS encoding LAETG motif-containing sortase-dependent surface protein, with amino-acid sequence MSIASRVSAARLLGTGAATLALCAASVAAASGAWAHGAPGGEGWKGGGRYQPGTGAGTVTESDRCQFSLDGKNFYDAVKVDDQNLRPTEDGKVHITVRTARDATACTASLASYLARGATFATSGEQVFVDFDTVTVKRGETGSLDIAVPDAGCFAQIDLYRGAVKFDGKTDANDGFEHGDLPKGPDRPVIKDKLIAAWNGGTKDCTAAEEQPPATTPAPSAPESSAPAEEPTLTATKSPAETESPSSAPATPPSEAPAPSASESTTAPAPAPNGGSGDLAETGGGSGTGLVAGGAAVLLAGGAALVVATRRRAAKQAS; translated from the coding sequence ATGTCCATAGCCAGTCGTGTCTCCGCCGCCCGCCTGCTGGGAACGGGCGCCGCGACGCTCGCCCTGTGTGCCGCCTCCGTCGCCGCCGCCTCCGGTGCCTGGGCCCACGGCGCGCCCGGCGGCGAGGGCTGGAAGGGCGGCGGCCGCTACCAGCCCGGTACGGGCGCCGGCACGGTCACCGAGAGCGACCGCTGCCAGTTCTCGCTCGACGGCAAAAACTTCTACGACGCCGTCAAGGTCGACGACCAGAACCTGCGGCCGACCGAGGACGGCAAGGTCCACATCACGGTCCGCACCGCCCGCGACGCCACGGCCTGCACCGCCTCCCTGGCCTCCTACCTCGCCCGCGGCGCCACCTTCGCCACCTCCGGCGAACAGGTGTTCGTCGACTTCGACACGGTGACGGTGAAGCGGGGCGAGACCGGCTCCCTCGACATCGCCGTCCCGGACGCGGGCTGCTTCGCCCAGATCGACCTGTACCGCGGCGCGGTCAAGTTCGACGGCAAGACGGACGCGAACGACGGCTTCGAGCACGGCGACCTGCCCAAGGGCCCGGACCGCCCGGTCATCAAGGACAAGCTGATCGCGGCCTGGAACGGCGGCACCAAGGACTGCACGGCCGCCGAGGAGCAGCCCCCGGCCACGACGCCGGCCCCGTCCGCCCCCGAGTCGTCGGCCCCGGCCGAGGAGCCGACGCTCACGGCCACGAAGAGCCCCGCCGAGACGGAGAGCCCGTCGTCGGCCCCGGCGACGCCGCCGAGCGAGGCCCCGGCCCCGTCGGCCTCCGAGTCCACCACCGCACCGGCCCCGGCCCCGAACGGCGGCAGCGGCGACCTCGCCGAGACCGGCGGCGGCAGCGGCACCGGCCTCGTCGCCGGCGGCGCTGCGGTGCTGCTGGCGGGCGGCGCGGCGCTCGTCGTCGCCACGCGTCGCCGGGCGGCGAAGCAGGCCTCCTGA
- a CDS encoding nucleoside hydrolase: MTSRPTPVIIDCDTGVDDALALLFAVRHPGLDLRAVSCVAGNTDVDQVVRNTLTVLEQARAPAVPVARGAERPLLEPLRTALHVHGKDGMGDLGLPAPARRPADVDAVTLLRHAILDCDRPVTLIPTAPLTNIALLLRTHPEVTRNIERIVFMGGAVATGNATPVAEFNVWHDPEAAAVLLTAGVPITMYGLDVFQRVLVPEADVRRLRGRDEPGARLAGLLLSRPDPAAGEGAPHGVLGDAGTVCSVADPEGLTTHRLPVEVNLAPGPARGQTVVDRRPRPGEAELHGEAREQALVDVALDIDAERYVRLYLTTVEGTGDRLGQRPGQHPRHPAS, from the coding sequence GTGACCTCGCGGCCCACTCCTGTGATCATCGACTGCGACACCGGCGTCGACGACGCGCTCGCCCTGCTGTTCGCCGTCCGCCACCCGGGCCTCGACCTGCGCGCGGTCTCCTGTGTGGCCGGGAACACGGACGTGGACCAGGTGGTACGGAACACGCTGACCGTCCTGGAGCAGGCGCGCGCTCCCGCCGTCCCGGTCGCGCGGGGCGCCGAACGGCCGCTGCTCGAACCCCTGCGCACCGCACTTCATGTGCACGGCAAGGACGGCATGGGCGACCTCGGGCTGCCCGCGCCGGCCCGCCGTCCCGCCGACGTGGACGCCGTGACGCTGCTCCGCCACGCGATCCTGGACTGCGACCGCCCGGTCACCCTGATCCCCACCGCGCCGCTGACGAACATCGCCCTGCTGCTGCGCACCCACCCCGAGGTCACCCGCAACATCGAGCGGATCGTGTTCATGGGCGGTGCGGTCGCCACCGGAAACGCCACGCCCGTCGCCGAGTTCAACGTCTGGCACGATCCGGAGGCCGCCGCCGTCCTGCTCACCGCGGGCGTGCCGATCACGATGTACGGGCTCGACGTGTTCCAGCGGGTGCTCGTGCCGGAGGCGGACGTACGGCGGCTGCGCGGGCGCGACGAGCCCGGCGCCCGGCTGGCCGGACTGCTGCTGTCCCGCCCCGACCCGGCCGCCGGCGAGGGCGCCCCGCACGGCGTCCTCGGCGACGCGGGCACGGTGTGCTCGGTGGCCGACCCCGAGGGGTTGACCACCCACCGGCTGCCGGTGGAGGTGAACCTCGCGCCGGGCCCGGCCCGCGGGCAGACGGTCGTCGACCGCCGCCCGCGTCCGGGCGAGGCGGAACTGCACGGAGAGGCCCGCGAACAGGCCCTGGTGGACGTGGCGTTGGACATCGACGCCGAGCGGTACGTCCGGCTGTACCTGACCACCGTCGAGGGCACCGGGGACCGCCTAGGTCAACGCCCGGGTCAGCACCCCCGGCACCCCGCGAGCTGA